CCCACCACTATGAACTCCACCTCGGCATCGGTGAGCGCCGCAAGCAGAAGCTCCAGCTGATTCATCGCGCACGCGCGGGTGATTTTCTGGTGGTCCGTTTTGCAAGCGTGGTGGCGTTCTGCAGCTCTCGCGAGGCATGCTGCCACTCCGACAGCGTGCGCAATCGCTCGTCGACGGACTTGCGCAGGTTCTCGCGTAGCAGGGTGCGGTCGACGTCGCGCTTGTAGCGTTCGACGATGGGATCCGGCGGGGCCAACGGTTCCAGAGTTACGGACAGCAGGAACCCGGTGGCGTTCGCACAGCGCACCAGCGTTTCGACGGTCGGATTGGTTCCACCGCGTTCAAGACTCGCGATGGCGGACTGGGAGGTGCCGACACGCTCGGCGAGATCGCGTTGCGTGAGTTTGCACTTCAGCCGCGCATCGAGTACCGCGCGATGGATATTTTCAATATCGTACACAGTATCAACATATCTTATGACTGATCAGAGTCAAATCCGATCGCTTTTCAGCGCTCGCAGGTTGATGCGCGTCACCGTTGATGCCGGCGGCAGTCAGCGTCGGGATCGGCTCGTTGGCCTCGACCGGCGGCAGCCATCGCATCCTGATCATCGTGGCAGGCTGGGACACCCAGCGCGATCGCCATGAAGCACGCCCTGGCCCTCGGAGCGCGCGATACTCCAGACTCCTGTCGGCTGCCGCACCACGTACACTCTATCAAAATTTCCGTAACCGGTCGACCGGCTCGCACCAGAACACTTCGTTGTAAACTGCGTCCGCACACGGACGCGGCCAGTATCTTTCGCGACCGTGAAAGGCCCGATGTCCAGTTCATAAAAGACAGTATCCTCCGGCAACACGGGCCGTTCGCGGAGGATCGTGCGAAGCTGTGTCTCGAGCAGTGCACGTTGCGGTTCGTCCGGCGGAAGTGCGACACGCCACGGCTGGCGCGCGGTATCCGTCGCAGTTCGTACCAGGTGCGCGCTCAGCGAGTTGACTACGTGAACCAGAATACGTTGCCAGGCTGTCGAGTCGGTCTTCAAAGGCGCCAGGAAATGGCCAGGGCGTGCTTGCGCGTCGACTGAACTGGCGTGGAAAGTAGCAGCGACAACCACCGCTACAAACACTTTCAGCGTTCCCACTGACATCAGCATGCCGGGAGCATGGGGATCTTTACCGTTGAAAAGAGGAGGACATCAAAGCGCAAGACTGCTGGCCGACACCAACATAACGACCTATCTGACCTTCGTCCCGTCCCGGCTCCACACCTCAACTGTCCCGAATTTTCTCGCACGGATCGGCGCTTCTATCTGAGCCAGATCCCCGACGACGACCATCGTGACCGCACCCGGTGCAAGCCGCTGCCGGGCGATCGCATTCAGCTCGGTGGCTGTTACCGCCCCCAGCCTCTCGCGATACGTGTTGTAGTAATCGAGCGGCATGCCGTAGATGAGCAGCGTCTGTAGCCGGCCCGCAAGCTCCTGCACGCTTTGCACCGATGCCGGGAAGCTCGCGACAAGGTTGTTCACGGCTGCCTGATACTCGGCCGCCGGTACCGGCTCGTCCACGATGCGCCGGAACTCGTTCATTACCTCTGCCAGCGCGGAATCCGTCGCGTTCGTTCTGACGGAGCTCGAAGCATAAAAGGTTCCAGCATTCTGGAGAGCCGACAGTGACGTGTTGGCGCCATAAGTGAAGCCGCGTCGCTCGCGCAGGTTGGTATTGATGCGGGAAGTGAAACCACCACCCATTATCCGGTTCAGCACTGTCATCCTGAAAAACTCGTCATTCACCGTCGCAATCCCGGGCACGCCAACGTAAATCGCCGACTGCACCGAGGCTGGCCGGTCAACGAGAATTACTCTGGCCGAGGTCGCGGCGTGGAACGGATTGGCTGGCAATGCGATCGTCGGCGCTGGTGTATTCCAGTCGCCGAAAAGACGGGTGACCATCGCGACGGCATCGGCAAGCGCAATATCCCCCACGAACAGGATCGTCGTATTGGCAGGGGAGTACATTCGCGCGTGCCAGCTGACGACGTCAGCGCGTGTGATCGCGCTGAGGGTGGCTGCAGTACCGGCGGGACTGCGGGAGTATGGAGCTTCCGGACGGTACATCGCCCGCGAGAATGTCCGGTCGGCAATCGCTTCCGCGCTCGACATTGCCTGTTCGTAGCCGGAGAGCGCCTGAGAGCGCACCCGCCCGAATTCGCGCTCGTCGAATGTGGGAGAGCGTATCGCCGTTGCCGCGAGGGCGAGCGCCTCGGGAAAGACGTTGCTCAACGAGGTAACGTTGACACCCGCAGAGCCGTAGCCCGCTGAGGAAGCTAGTTGAGCCGCCAGTCCGTCGATGCGCTGCGCCAAGGCAGCCGAGCTCAAGCCTCCGGCGCCTCCCTCGATGAGCAGAGAGCCGGCGAGCGAAGCGAGGCCGCTCTTTGCGGACGGCTCGTAAACCGACCCGGCGTTCACGATAATCCGTGCGTGCACAATCGGCAGCGAGCGGCGCTCGGCCACAGCAACACGGATGCCGTTGGGCAGGCGCATCTCGCGGATTTCAGGAACGCGGAAAGGACGGAGCGGCCCAGGTGCTGGCGGACTCTCGCGCTCGGGCTGCTGCGCCTCAGCGGGAGTTGCGAGCGCAAGGACGACCAGGCCGGTGAGCAGATAGCGGCGCATCAGTTGCCCCTCGGCGCGCTTTGCTGCGCAGCCGGAACGAAGATGAGTGTCACTCGATTGGCGGGTGTGAGATACGTAGATGCCACCGACCGCAGCTGCTCGAGAGTTACTGCGTCGAACTCCGCGAGACGACGGTTCACCCAGTCGGGATTCCCGTAGAACGTCTGCCCCTCGGCTAGGCGATCGGCACGGCCGCCGAACCCTCCCATTGTCTGCAATCCGTTGACGAACTGAAACCGCACTGCGGCTTTAACTCGCGCGAGCTGCTCCGGCGTGATTGCCACCACCGCGCTGTCGAGGGCGCTGCTGAGCGCATTCGCCAGCGAATCAGAATTGGCGCCGGGGCTACCGACGGCGTTGGCTATGAGCAGATCGGCGCCCTCCACCAGCCCGAGGCTGAATGCGGTAGCACTGGTCGCGGCCTGTCGCTCTCTCACCAGGCGGGAGAAGAGATGGCTGCTTCGACCGCTGCCAAGGACCGCAACCAGAAGGGGTACAGACGCAGAACCCTGTGCCCGCGTTGGTGGTACCCGGTGACCGATGAATACTGCCGGCGTGCGGGCATTCGCGTCATTTACGATCTCGCGCGCCGGAGTGGACAGGACAGAGGTTACCGCAGTCGAGCGAAGCGCCGGCCGTGGGACGCCGCGGGGAATAGTTCCGAAATATTTCCTGACCAGCGCCTTCGACGCATCAAGATCGATATCGCCCGCAATGACGACCACTGCGTTGTCGGGCGAGTAATACTGACTGAAGAAAGTCTTGACGTCCTGCAGCGTCTGGGCGGACAGATCCTGCATGGATCCCAGCACGGAATGGCTGTATGGATGACCGGCCGGAAACGCATACCCGATCATCTTCTCGATCCAGCTTCCGTACGGCTGGTTATCGGTCGACTGCCGCCGCTCGTTCTTTACTATCTCACGCTGCGCATCGACGGCCTGGATGGTGAGTGCTTCGCCCGCGGTGCGCATGTGATCAGCCTCGATCCACAACGCCAGATCGAGCTGGTTCGATGGCACCTGCTGGAAATAGTTCGTTCTATCGAAGCTGGTGGTACCGTTGATTTCGACTCCTGCTCGTCCGCCGGCCTGTTCCAGAAGGGCAAAGCGCTCCTGATCGCGGACGTTACGCGAGCCTTTGAAAAGCATGATGTGCTCGTAGATGTGAGCGAGTCCCGTGCGGCCGGGTTGTTCGTGCTTCGAGCCGACGTTGTACCAGGAGTTGACTGCCACAATGGGTGCCGAGCGGTCGACATGGTACACCACGTTCAACCCGTTTGGCAGCTTCTCGTGCACGTAGTCAATCCGCACGCTCGAGGTAACCGGCGGCCGGGCAATACTGGCGCCGGGTGCGGTAGTGCACTGCGGAAGGGCCAGAAGCGTGACCGGGACAGCTAGACGGAGCAGTTTTTTCATCAGGAAGCCGCGGGCTCTGCGACGGTGGAAGTTGATGGGCGCGATGCACGCTCATCGTTCATCTCCGGTACGATGGCAGAAATTAACGATGCACGCAATTCCGCGATGCGATGGCTGGAATTCAGTTCAAATGGAGGAGCGAATTTTCTTCAGAACCGCGAATTGAGGGCTTTTGCGGATCCAGGACCAACGGCAATCGACGATTGGCGACTTAGTGCGGAGCGAGGGCTTTACAGCCCGAAAGGGTACAGATCGGGAGGTCAGGTAAGTCATAAGACGTTATCCAACAGGGCAGAGCTACTCTTGCAGATGAAAGAAGTACGTCATAAATTTCATGTGTAATGACCGCCTCTCTCCTTGGCAGCACGCTTTCTCAGCCTGATCCATCCCCGGTTCTTGCCAAAGCGGCAATCGCTGCCGCGGCGCGCCTCGGGCTCCGCAACAAGCACCTGGCCGAGGTCATCGGGACGAGCGAGGCGTCGGTGTCGCGGTTGCGGAGCGGGCGGGGGCTCGACCCCGAACGGAAGGAAGGCGAGCTGGCACTGCTGTTTCTCCGCCTCTACCGGTCGCTCGACACACTCGTAGGCGGCGACGATGAAAAAGCGCGCCGCTGGCTGCACGCCGCGAATGATCACATTGGTGGAGTGCCTGCAGAGCGAATCCGGACCGTGGAGGGACTGATCGATGTCGTCCAGTATCTGGACGCGATGCGCGGGCGACTCTGAGCTTCGGCCGCTTCACATCTCGCCGTGGCGGGTGGTGGAAGCGCAGCATCAGGTGTCTACCCGCAAGCTCGTCGACTCAGCCGAAGAACAGGCGCTCCTCGAAGAGATGATCGACAGGGTTAAGCCAGCCGATCACACGAGGGGCCGGCTGCATTATCTGCTGTTCACGCCGTTCCGGTATCCACCGCTCAGGCATGGGTCCCGGTTTGGTGCTCGGCACGAGCGTGGAATCTGGTACGGTTCGATGGAGCGGCGAACGGCGTTCGCCGAAGTCGCCTACTACCGGCTTCTCTTTCTCGAGGGGAGCCGAGCTTCGCTTGGCACAGTGGAAACGCCACTCACGGCATTCAGTGCGCGCGTGCGCATCAGGCGGGGCATCGACCTCAGTGTGGCTCCGTTCGAAACTCATCGCCGGCTGATCTCGTCCCCCACCAGCTATCAATCATCGCAGTCACTTGGTACCGCCATGCGTGCGGCGGGTGTTGAAACGTTCATGTATTCGTCAGCACGCGATGCCGAAAACGGACTCAACGTCGGAGTTTTCGTCCCATCGGTATTTGGGGTTGCCAGACCCAAGTCGCTCGAGACGTGGCATTGTGCCGCAACGCGCGAGCGGGTGGACATTACGCAGGCCGACTACTTCAAGCGTAACAGATTTGCGTTTATGCGAGCGGAGTTCATGGTGCAGGGGGCGCTGCCGGCGCCAGCATTGTGAGCCATTGCGGCTCCGCTTGCACGCGTTGACAGATGGCCCTTTGTGGACGTGTGTCAGCCAGGTCTCGGCCGAAACAATGCGATGAGCACGCTGCTGGCAGCGAGACAACTTCCCAGTACAAATGCAACTGCCCAGAGTCCAAAAGCAGCTCTTGCACCGAGAAAGAATCCCACACCTCCCGCCGTCAGCGGGGCAACGATAAGAATGATGATCGCCTGAGTGTAAGCGGAGTGCCTGGTGCGGCGGCGCCCAATTGAAGCCGCCATGACTCCGGCCGCGAAGACTGTCGCGGCCAGCGCCATCCAGAGCATGCGGAAGTCGGATGCAGTTTGCCAGGCGCGGAACAATCCGAAGACAATCGGAGCTGCACCGAGCAGTATTGCCGCGACGATGCTCATTTGATGCTTAGCTGATCGTGCCATTGTATACGGACCCCCGAACAAAGATAAAAATGCCGCGGATAGCACACAAAATCATTTCGCGTGGCCTCTTCCGCGCAGTTTGCGAATTTCCTCCAGCACCTCTATATCAGCCGCATCCTGAAGCCTCCCCGTAAGCTTGGATTCGATAAGGTCGTCGATCGAAGCCGCCGGTACTGTAACTCCTTCTATGTCGAACGTCGTCGCGCCATGCCGGGCTAGTTCCCATTTCAGATTCCATGCGCGGGTGAGAATATCGACGTTGGGAGTGTCCCCGATCATCGTTACCACGCGCGATGCGACATCTTTCGCCAGATGCTCGGCCGCTAATCCAAAGCCGAGTGACGCAAGTGCTCGCAACACTCGTTTCGCGTTGGCAACCGTCGGCTCGATCAAAATATCGATGTCGCGGGTCGCTCGGGTCGTGCCCCAGAGCTGCATCGCCGTAGCGCCGACTATGACGTATTTCGCGCGTTCTGCATTCAATCGACTGCAGACACGCGCCAGACTTGTCTCATAATCCTTCACCGCTAGCGGCCTCGACTCCGCTTCCAGTCGAGAAAGTCCTCGTACCTGTCGAACATCACCAGTTGGTGTGTTCGGGGTTTCGACCGCGGCTTCGTCAATCGAACCGTCTCCTCGGCGGCGCGCACCCGGGCTTCAGGAGTCAGCTGCATGTCACGCTCGAGCTGCGCGCGCCGGGAATCTCCAAGGCCTTTTGCCGTGGGTACGGCCTCTCTGACGCCCGGATCCGCGGCATATCGCCGAATAGACTCGGCTATGATCCAGCTGCGGGACCGGTCGTGGCGTACCGCCAGTCGGTCGGCTGCCGCCAAATCAGCTGCCGGGAGGGTGATCGCAATTCGTGCAAAAGGCTTGGGCGCTGGCATATCGAGTAATACTGAGTATGCCTCAAGGATTCAATGCTGAGCCGAAACGAGTCATTCGGAACGAGTCGGCTTGGGGCGTTCCAGATAGTCGCGGCATCCAGCCTTCGCAGAGGCCAATACGGGACGCAACACGGCGTATTCAGGGCGTGGTAAACCCCTCACGCTCGGCGGCAGCGCGTAACCGCTCGTCGTACGTAATGAACACTCCGGAAGGGGTCGAGCCTGAGGATTCGAGGGCAGCCGCGAGTTGGAGCGCGTCAGGAGCGCGGAGCGGATGCAGCCGGAGCACACGTAATGCCTGGTCGCGGACGCTGTTGCCCGGCTGTATCTCGAACCAGCTGGCGCTGAGTGCATTGAGGAAGGCGCGCGCGGCACGCTCTTCCTTCGCGGTCAACTGCTCTTCACGGTACAGGCGGGCAATCGCCGACGCGCACTCGATCGCCGACCCCCACCACACGATCATCTCCGGGTCTTGCGCCACCATTCGCCGCGCATGCGCGGAACGCGGCTGCTCCAGGCAGAGCGGTACAAGCGCCGAAGAGTCCCAGAACCTCACGGACCTTCGCTTCGCTCGTCGAGCAATGCTGTCAACGATCTGCCTTTCGGATCCTTTGGACGCGGTCGCGTCCAGAAGTCGGCCGCGAGCGGCGCCGACGGGGGCCGCAATTGCCCGCTTCGCAACAGCATCTCGCGGCGACTCTCCTCGAGTTCTTCGCCGCGTACCGGCGTGAGGCGCGCAATCAACCGACCGCGATCGGTAACCAGCACGTCTTCCCCCTGACGGACGATATCGAGAAACGCGCTGAGGCGAGCCTTGAGTTCGGAGATCGAAACGCTTGTCATATGACTAAACTAGTCCTCGCTACATGTCCCATCAAGTCATCAGTTATCTGCCGCCATCCGTCGCTTCAGCGGCGGAGCGTCGCTTCGATCGGCTGCCATGCTCACCTCAGTGCAGCTCAAGCAAGCATTCTGCTCCGATGACCATGGTTCGAGCGCTTCGTCACCTACTCCCTCCAGGTCGGCTTTGGAGCCGGGGACGCGTGATTGCCGATCTGCGCCATGTTGCTGGCATCGAAGATCCGGCCGTTCACCACCACATACCGTATCGTCGCTGTGTTCTTGATATCTGTGAGCGGGCTCGCGTCTAGGATTAGCATGTCAGCCAGCTTGCCGCTCTCGAGCGAGCCAATGTCGCCATCAAGGCCGAGCGCCCGGGCGCCGTTCAATGTCGCAGCGCGAAGGGCCTCGTGATTTGACATGCCGCCCATCGCCATCATCCACGTTTCCCAGTGCTCGCCCAGCCCGTCGAGCTGCCCATGGGCGCCAGTCGTTACCACGACCCCGCGGTCGCTGAGCGCTTTCGCCGCCTTTGAGACATCAACAAAGAAATAGTCGTCATTTGCGGCCATCTGCCGGCGCCGCGAGCGTGCATCGATTTGCCCCAGCGGATTGAAGTACTGAAGCTTTGCATTCTCCCATACGTTCGTGCTCTGGTACCAATAGTTCTCGCCGCTCATTCCGCCGTAATTCACAATCAGTGTCGGCGTGTATGCGGTCTTCGATTCCGATATCAGTCGCAGCATGTCCTCATACAGCGGCGCAACGGGAATGTTGTGCTCGATGGTGGTGTGCCCGTCGAGGAACATCGTGGTGTTTACCGAGAACGTCGATCCACCTTCGGGAACTACCATCATGCCGAGCTGTCGAGCGGCTTCGACAATCTGTTGCCGGGCGTCGCGGCGTGGCTGGTTGTAACTCTTTACCGAAAAGGCGCCCACGGCCTGCATGCGGCGCAGGTGCGTCAACGCATCGTCGAAAGATGTCGTGATCGCCTTCGAATTTCCTTCCGCCCCATACAGGATCGTGCCCGTCGAGAACAGGCGCGGCGCAATCATCCCCCCGGCACGCGCTGTCTCTGACGTCGAGAAGAACATCTCGGTCGAGCTCGACGGATCATGCATCGTCGTGGTACCGAAGGCGAGACTCGCGAGGAACCCGGAGTTGGTGCGGGGCGAAATACCGTTCGATCCGGTTCCTATGTGCGCATGTGCATCGACGAGCCCGGGGACAATGAATTTTCCTGCCACGTCGATCCGGCGAGTACCAGCAGGAATCTGGATATCGGCGCCGGTGCCCACGTATATAATGCGATTCCGATTCACCAGGATTGTCGCGTTCGAGATTATCTCGTTGCCCTTCATGGTGATCACCGTCGCCCCCGTAAGAGCGAGTCGGCCCGTAGGCCGGTCTGCCTGGGCCTTGAATCCTATTGGTACTCCCTTGCTCTCCGGGTCTTTCCGGAGTGTCGTCGTATCCTGGGTCTCGAATGCAAATGTCGCCGAGATGTCACGCTGGAACAGCTCGGGACCGAGCGCCCAGTACACCCGGCGCGAATCGGGCGTCCAGTGCAGATACAGACCTGCATCGCGCGAGATGCGTTTTGCCGGGAAGTCCGTGACGTTCGTGTTGACGTCGACTCCCCGTCCGGTCAGCGGCAGCGGCGAGACGTAAGCATTGAATCGCTCTACCCACGCCACAAACTTCTCGTCGGGTGAAGGCACGAAGTCGCTGGCGTTGTCGGCCAGCAGATGGACGCGCCGTTCGCCGCCGGTGAGGTTGACGCTGATGAGGGCTGTTTTCAGTGCCTCTTGCGCGGCAAGGAAGATTCGGTCTCCCGACTTGTTGAACCTCGGTCGCTGGCCATCTTCAGTGACAAGCCTCGGCTCGCCACCGCTTGCCGCTACTATATAGACGCCGCGGTCCTGACTGTAGTGCTCAGATCTGACGCCGTCCCCGCCGATGCGACGGAAAACAATCTGCCTGCCATCCCCGGAGAATCCGGGCTCGACGTAGTGGCCGAGCCTCGTGGTGATTTTCCGTCCGCGACGTCCATCCAGTCCGACGGTGCGTATCGCGCCAAGCGATTCGTCGTTCCATGTCGCATAGACAATTGAGCGTCCATCGCTCGACCACGATGGGAAGAGCTCGTCATTTGCCGAATCATTCGTCAGCCGACGCGGCTTGCCGTTGGGCAGATCCTTGAGCCAAAGCTTGCCGAGTGATGTGTAGACGACTCGGCGCTGGTCCGGCGAGACGGTGACCCATCGAAGCATCTTTACGTCGAAGCTGTCTGGCGCGATGCGCTGCGGTGTGCGCACCGCTTCGGTGATAGTCTGCCGGATGCGCGCGGTGAATGGAATGTTCGTCACGCGGCCAGAGGTCATGTTTACGGAATTGATCCTGCCCCCGGCCCATATCACAACCGACTTGCCATCGGGCATCCAGTCGTATCCGGGATACGTGCCGTAGATCGCCCATGCTTCCTGCTGGTCATGGTCGAGGCCGTCCCACACGGCGCGCTCGCGGCCGCTCTCGAGGTCGCGCGTCCAGAGAACGCTCCTGAGTCCAACGCGGCGGACAAATGCCATGGTCTTTCCGTCGGGTGAGAGCTGTGGACGGAGAGCGCTGCCAGCACCGCCAATGGCAGTTGTTCGTGTGCCGGTCTGCCGGTCGAACCGCTGGACCACGTACACCTGGCCATGTGCGTCGCGATTGTACTGGAATCCGCCACCAGGGGAGACGTCTTCGGTGAAGTAGACGTACCGTCCGTCGTTCGAGACGATCGGCTCTGTCGCGTTCTGTTCCCAGTTGCGGCGGTCGGTGAGCTTGAGCCCGTTGCCGCCGGACGCGTGATAGAGCCACATCTCGCCGGCGCCGAGGGAGCGGGTGTTGCGGAAGTGCTTGCGGTTGACGAGGTATTGTCCGTCGGGCGTCCATGCGGGGTTGGAGACTTCGCGCTCCTTGTCCTTGCTGACCTGCCGCAGGTCCTTTCCGTTCACGTCCATTGTCCACGCGTTGGTGATTCCGTCGCGATCGGACGCGAATGCGATGCGCCTGCCGTTTGGTGAAAAGCGCGGCTGCATTTCGTATGCGGCACCGCCGAGCATGAGTGTCGCTGCGCCGCCGGTTACCGGCATGCTGTAGATGTCGCCCACGAGATCGAAGACGATCGTCTTGCCGTCGGGCGAGACGTCGAGGGACATCCATGTGCCCTGCGACACTTCGTAGTCGATGTCTTTCGACCTGGCTCGCTTTTCGAGGACGTTCCACTTCGCCGGTACGGCTGTGCTGGCGGAGGGCGGAGCGCTGCCGGAGGGTGGCGTTGGTGGCGGCGGAGCGGGCGGGTCCTGTGCGTACAGCGGAAAGGCGAGGATCAGGGCAGCGAGGATGGTGGGCTTGAGCATTGGATATGGTGTGGACATGGAGACAGCGAATCGATGCGCAGGGACGAATCGTCTTCGACCCTGCGACGGACGCGGTAGCCTGCGCCGGCGGCGGAGGCCATTGCTTCAGTGCTTCATTCGGGTTGCGTGATGGTGAGCTTGTACCCGTCAGGGTCAGTTACGGCGAATGCAATCGGCCCCCACGGAAGTGGTGCGGGCCATTGTCCAGCGCGATCCCGAAATCTTTTGCACGTTCTGCCATTGCTTCGAGGTCCTGTTCAGTTTCGATCCATAAGCCGGACGCCTATGCCTTTCGCGCGGTC
The Gemmatimonadaceae bacterium DNA segment above includes these coding regions:
- a CDS encoding helix-turn-helix domain-containing protein, which produces MYDIENIHRAVLDARLKCKLTQRDLAERVGTSQSAIASLERGGTNPTVETLVRCANATGFLLSVTLEPLAPPDPIVERYKRDVDRTLLRENLRKSVDERLRTLSEWQHASRELQNATTLAKRTTRKSPARAR
- a CDS encoding pitrilysin family protein — its product is MRRYLLTGLVVLALATPAEAQQPERESPPAPGPLRPFRVPEIREMRLPNGIRVAVAERRSLPIVHARIIVNAGSVYEPSAKSGLASLAGSLLIEGGAGGLSSAALAQRIDGLAAQLASSAGYGSAGVNVTSLSNVFPEALALAATAIRSPTFDEREFGRVRSQALSGYEQAMSSAEAIADRTFSRAMYRPEAPYSRSPAGTAATLSAITRADVVSWHARMYSPANTTILFVGDIALADAVAMVTRLFGDWNTPAPTIALPANPFHAATSARVILVDRPASVQSAIYVGVPGIATVNDEFFRMTVLNRIMGGGFTSRINTNLRERRGFTYGANTSLSALQNAGTFYASSSVRTNATDSALAEVMNEFRRIVDEPVPAAEYQAAVNNLVASFPASVQSVQELAGRLQTLLIYGMPLDYYNTYRERLGAVTATELNAIARQRLAPGAVTMVVVGDLAQIEAPIRARKFGTVEVWSRDGTKVR
- a CDS encoding pitrilysin family protein, with the translated sequence MKKLLRLAVPVTLLALPQCTTAPGASIARPPVTSSVRIDYVHEKLPNGLNVVYHVDRSAPIVAVNSWYNVGSKHEQPGRTGLAHIYEHIMLFKGSRNVRDQERFALLEQAGGRAGVEINGTTSFDRTNYFQQVPSNQLDLALWIEADHMRTAGEALTIQAVDAQREIVKNERRQSTDNQPYGSWIEKMIGYAFPAGHPYSHSVLGSMQDLSAQTLQDVKTFFSQYYSPDNAVVVIAGDIDLDASKALVRKYFGTIPRGVPRPALRSTAVTSVLSTPAREIVNDANARTPAVFIGHRVPPTRAQGSASVPLLVAVLGSGRSSHLFSRLVRERQAATSATAFSLGLVEGADLLIANAVGSPGANSDSLANALSSALDSAVVAITPEQLARVKAAVRFQFVNGLQTMGGFGGRADRLAEGQTFYGNPDWVNRRLAEFDAVTLEQLRSVASTYLTPANRVTLIFVPAAQQSAPRGN
- a CDS encoding MbcA/ParS/Xre antitoxin family protein, producing the protein MTASLLGSTLSQPDPSPVLAKAAIAAAARLGLRNKHLAEVIGTSEASVSRLRSGRGLDPERKEGELALLFLRLYRSLDTLVGGDDEKARRWLHAANDHIGGVPAERIRTVEGLIDVVQYLDAMRGRL
- a CDS encoding RES family NAD+ phosphorylase: MSSSIWTRCAGDSELRPLHISPWRVVEAQHQVSTRKLVDSAEEQALLEEMIDRVKPADHTRGRLHYLLFTPFRYPPLRHGSRFGARHERGIWYGSMERRTAFAEVAYYRLLFLEGSRASLGTVETPLTAFSARVRIRRGIDLSVAPFETHRRLISSPTSYQSSQSLGTAMRAAGVETFMYSSARDAENGLNVGVFVPSVFGVARPKSLETWHCAATRERVDITQADYFKRNRFAFMRAEFMVQGALPAPAL
- a CDS encoding DUF6036 family nucleotidyltransferase — its product is MKDYETSLARVCSRLNAERAKYVIVGATAMQLWGTTRATRDIDILIEPTVANAKRVLRALASLGFGLAAEHLAKDVASRVVTMIGDTPNVDILTRAWNLKWELARHGATTFDIEGVTVPAASIDDLIESKLTGRLQDAADIEVLEEIRKLRGRGHAK
- a CDS encoding type II toxin-antitoxin system VapC family toxin; this encodes MRFWDSSALVPLCLEQPRSAHARRMVAQDPEMIVWWGSAIECASAIARLYREEQLTAKEERAARAFLNALSASWFEIQPGNSVRDQALRVLRLHPLRAPDALQLAAALESSGSTPSGVFITYDERLRAAAEREGFTTP
- a CDS encoding type II toxin-antitoxin system prevent-host-death family antitoxin — translated: MTSVSISELKARLSAFLDIVRQGEDVLVTDRGRLIARLTPVRGEELEESRREMLLRSGQLRPPSAPLAADFWTRPRPKDPKGRSLTALLDERSEGP
- a CDS encoding amidohydrolase family protein, which translates into the protein MSTPYPMLKPTILAALILAFPLYAQDPPAPPPPTPPSGSAPPSASTAVPAKWNVLEKRARSKDIDYEVSQGTWMSLDVSPDGKTIVFDLVGDIYSMPVTGGAATLMLGGAAYEMQPRFSPNGRRIAFASDRDGITNAWTMDVNGKDLRQVSKDKEREVSNPAWTPDGQYLVNRKHFRNTRSLGAGEMWLYHASGGNGLKLTDRRNWEQNATEPIVSNDGRYVYFTEDVSPGGGFQYNRDAHGQVYVVQRFDRQTGTRTTAIGGAGSALRPQLSPDGKTMAFVRRVGLRSVLWTRDLESGRERAVWDGLDHDQQEAWAIYGTYPGYDWMPDGKSVVIWAGGRINSVNMTSGRVTNIPFTARIRQTITEAVRTPQRIAPDSFDVKMLRWVTVSPDQRRVVYTSLGKLWLKDLPNGKPRRLTNDSANDELFPSWSSDGRSIVYATWNDESLGAIRTVGLDGRRGRKITTRLGHYVEPGFSGDGRQIVFRRIGGDGVRSEHYSQDRGVYIVAASGGEPRLVTEDGQRPRFNKSGDRIFLAAQEALKTALISVNLTGGERRVHLLADNASDFVPSPDEKFVAWVERFNAYVSPLPLTGRGVDVNTNVTDFPAKRISRDAGLYLHWTPDSRRVYWALGPELFQRDISATFAFETQDTTTLRKDPESKGVPIGFKAQADRPTGRLALTGATVITMKGNEIISNATILVNRNRIIYVGTGADIQIPAGTRRIDVAGKFIVPGLVDAHAHIGTGSNGISPRTNSGFLASLAFGTTTMHDPSSSTEMFFSTSETARAGGMIAPRLFSTGTILYGAEGNSKAITTSFDDALTHLRRMQAVGAFSVKSYNQPRRDARQQIVEAARQLGMMVVPEGGSTFSVNTTMFLDGHTTIEHNIPVAPLYEDMLRLISESKTAYTPTLIVNYGGMSGENYWYQSTNVWENAKLQYFNPLGQIDARSRRRQMAANDDYFFVDVSKAAKALSDRGVVVTTGAHGQLDGLGEHWETWMMAMGGMSNHEALRAATLNGARALGLDGDIGSLESGKLADMLILDASPLTDIKNTATIRYVVVNGRIFDASNMAQIGNHASPAPKPTWRE